The Geobacter metallireducens GS-15 region TATGTGTTCTGGTCTGGCAGATTTGCTGTTAGTATCCTTGCTGGCGGAATTCTTGCCCTCTTCAATTTTTACTGGATGCGAAACACCCTGAAACGTGTCCTGAATCTTCATCCCCGGCAGGCAGGCAGTTTCGCCCAGTTCCGCTATTTGCTCCGGCTTGCCTTTGTCGCCCTTATACTTTATGTGCTCATTGTCCACGCTGGAATCGACGTCATAGGCCTTATCATCGGCTTGTCGATATTCGTGGTCGTAATTATAGGACTTTCGATTTATATGTTGCTTGATAAAGGAGAGTAACTCATGGTTCATCCGCTGCTGTTCCTGCAGTTCTTCAGAAAGCTCCTCGAACCGCTCCACATTTCGGAAGCGGGAGCTGACGCCATTGCATACACATGGCTCATTATCGTATTCCTGCTAATCGTTTCGCTTATTGCCACCAAAGCGCTCAAAGCCGTTCCCACAGGAATGCAAAACTTCATGGAAGTGGTGGTCGGCGGCATCGAGAATATGGTGGAAGAAACCATGGGAGAGAAAGGACGGCCCTACTTTCCGCTCATAGCCACCCTTGCCCTCTTCGTTCTCGTATCGAACCTCATCGGCCTCATTCCCGGGTTCTTCCCGCCAACTGCAAACCTGAATACGACCGCGGCGTGCGCAATTATCGTGTTCCTCTCGACCCACGTGGTCGGGATCAAGAAACACGGATTCCATTACCTTCAGCACTTCATGGGCCCGATCTGGTGGTTGGCACCGCTCATGTTCTTCATTGAGATCATCGGCCACCTGAGCCGTCCCCTTTCTCTCTCACTGCGTCTTTTCGGCAACATGAACGGCCACGAACTCGTTCTCATGATCTTCTTCGCCTTGGCGCCGTTCCTCGTGCCGCTGCCGATGATGCTGATGGGGGTTCTCGTATCCTTTATCCAGGCGTTCGTATTCATGCTTCTCGCCATGATTTATATTCAGGGCTCTCTCGAAGAGGCTCACTAATTACTCGAATCCTATACTGTTTAGGAGACAACACCCAAAGGGAGGTAGTAAAAGATGGATTTTCTTACGATGTGCATGCTCGCAGCTGGTTTCGGTATGGCTATCGGTGCGTTCGGTACCGGTATCGGCCAAGGTCTCGCGGTAAAGAGCGCCGTTGAAGGCGTTTCCCGCAATCCGGGTGCTTCCGGCAAGATCCTGACCACCATGATGATCGGTCTGGCCATGATCGAGTCTCTGGCCATCTACGTTCTCGTCGTGTGCCTCATCATCCTGTTCGCCAACCCCTACAAGGACGTTGCGATCAAGCTTGCCGAGACCGTCGCGAAGTAATCGGTTTCAAATCTCTTAAAGAGCAAAAGGGGTGTGTCCCAGTGGGCACACCCCTTTTTGTCTCTATCCAACCGTCAATCCGAATTTCAGCCAAAGGTTCTCTGCAGATATTCCACCAGGAGCCTCACGCCGACACCGGTCGCCCCCTTGGGGAGGTAAGGCTTCCCCTTCTCCTCCCACGCGGTGCCCGCGATGTCGAGGTGGGCCCATTTCGCCTTCCCCACATAGCGTTGGAGAAACCATGCCGCAGAGATGGTGCCGGCATGGGGTCCCCCGGCATTTTTCATGTCGGCGATGTCGCTTTTCATGAGTTCTCCGTACTCGTCCCAGACGGGAAGCTCCCAGAGCCGCTCCCCCGTGGCTTCGCCTGAAGTCGTAAGCGCGCGGATGAGCGTCGAATCGTTTCCCATGACCGCTGTTGCGACAGTGCCAAGGGCCACGAGACAGGCCCCCGTGAGGGTAGCCAGGTCGATGAGAGCGGCGGGACGATAGCGTTGCGCGTAATAAAGGGCGTCACAGAGGAGCATCCTCCCCTCCGCATCTGTGTTGACAATCTCCACCGTTTGCCCTGACATCGTACGCACCACATCGCCAGGCCTATAGGCGCCACCGCCGGGCATATTTTCCGCTACAGGGATGAGGCCGACAACGTTGACCGGCATCCGGAGCCCGGACACAGCACTGATGGTACCCATTACCGCCGCGGCTCCCGCCATGTCGTCCTTCATCCTCTCCATCCCCTCCCGCGGCTTGAGGGATATCCCCCCCGAGTCGAACGTCACTCCTTTCCCGACGAGAACAACGGGACGTTTCTTGGGGTCTCCCGCCAGATATTCGAGAATGATGAACCGGGGCGAGTGATGGGATCCCTTGGCCACGGACAGGATTCCCTCCATGGAAAGCCGCTCCATATCCTCGCGCTCGAGCACGCGACAGGCGACGCCGAGTCGCCCTGCCATTTCGATGGCTCGGTCGGCGAGATATGCGGGGGTCGCCACGTTGCAGGGATGGGAAACCAGATCGCGGACAAAGCTTACCGCATCACAGACCGTCGTGCGCTCGCTCACCGCGCGCTCGGTCGATGCCAGTTCGCCTTCCTCGTCCACAAGGACGGCCATCTCCTCAACGGTGCCTTCGTCATTTTTCGTAGTCTTGTAGATATCGAAACCGTAACCGCCAAGAAGATAACCTTCCAGTGAGGCTTCCAGTGATCCAGGCACGGAATCAGCCGAACGGTGCAAGATGGTAGCGAAGCGCACCACACCGGTGGCACGGACTGCCTTCACCGCACTCCCCGCCGCCTGGCGAACCCGCTCGGGAGTAACCGCATCCCGCTGGCCCAGCCCGACAAGGAGAAGCCGTTCCGCAGGGAGACGGCCAAGGGTGTGGATGAGCTTGGTCCTGTTGAGTTTGCCGGTAAATTCTCCAGCCTCACGGATGGCAGACAGACCTCGCCCCAATGCATCGTCAACGGAACCCAGAAGGGTGTTCTCACTGAATCGGTCTTCGTAGCAGCCCAGAACAAGCAGCGGGCAGGGGTAGAGCAGGGCATCATGCAAAACAACCCGAGCATTCATAACAGTTCCTCCTGAATAAAAACGGGGTGCGTTCAGTTCAGCCTGCACCCCGTGAACATCTATTCTATTCGCAAAGCCAGATAGTAGTTGGAGTCTCCACGACGCAACAGGAAGCGGACAACATCACCCTTCCCGTATTCCTTGATCAGCTTCTCGTAATCCATAACAGTCGCAACCGCCTTGTCGCCAATCTCGAGTATTATGTCCCCTGACTGGAAGCCTCCGAGCTCGGCAATGCTCCCCTGCTTCACACCGGTGACGACCACCCCCCGGGACTCCTTCAGCCCCAACCGTGCAGCGAGATCCTTGGTCAGTTCCCGGGCAGAGAGGCCGAACGCATCACCGGCGGTCTTCTGGTTGTTCTCGTCGCCCGACTCGGCAAGCCGGCCGACAGAAACGGTGAATTCCCGGGGTTTCCCCTCCCGGAGAACCTTGATTTTGACAGCCTTGCCAATGGGCTCGGCAGCCACCAGCCGCGGCAGCTCGCTCATCTCATTGATCTTTTTCCCATCGAACTCCAGAATTATGTCGCCGCTCCTGAGCCCCGCGTTGGCCGCCGGCCCGTCCTTGACAACATCCGTGATGAGGGCTCCTTTTTCACCTTCGAGGCCGAACGACTTGGCCAACTCCGGTGACATCGGCTGCATGGTAACGCCAAGCCATCCCCTCGTCACCTTCCCTTTCTCTTCGAGCTGGGGAAGAACATCTTTGGCCATATTGACCGGAATGGCAAAGCCGATCCCCTGTCCGCCAGCCACAATGGCGGTGTTGATCCCTATGACCTTCCCTTCGGCGTTGAAGAGGGGACCACCGGAATTCCCCGGATTGATGGAGGCATCAGTCTGGATGAAGTCGTCATAGGGGCCGCTGCCGATAACGCGCCCCGTCGCGCTGACAATCCCTGCGGTAACAGTCTGAGCCAGGCCGAAGGGGTTGCCGATGGCCATGACCCATTCCCCCACCTTGATCTGGGCGCTGTCCCCCAGTTCAGCCACGGGGAGATTCTCTTTGGCATCAATCTTGATAAGAGCTAAATCGAGCTTCTCATCGGAGCCTTTGACCTCCGCCTTGAATTCACGGCCGTCGGAGAGGCGGACCTTGATCTCGTCAGCCCCGGCAATGACGTGATTATTGGTAATGATGAACCCCTGCTTGCTGATGATGAAGCCCGATCCGAGACTCCGCTCACGCTGGGGGCGGCGGGGCATTTCCTCGAAAAAATGCTCGAAAAAGTCCTGAAACGGGTCGGGGAATGGAGATGGCTGGCGCCGCATTCGGAACTGGGGCGTTAACGTCTTCGTGGTACTAATGTTGACGACCGTAGGCTTGAGCTTCTCAGCGAGATCGACGAAATCGGGCGTCAAAACCTTTGCAGGGGATTCTCCCACCGCAAGCACTGCGAGACAGGCAGCGAAGACAATCTCTTTAAAAAACCGCAGTGAAGACAGTTTCATGGCTACCTCCGACAATGGATTTAACCTGATAACTGTAATAAGGGGGTAGCGGTTTGTCAACATGGGGGCCTCCCGTTGATAGCGCTCTGGTGGTGTTTTCTCTTGCCAGCCCTGAACATCTTGATTAGTATGAACCTCACTTTCGGCAGCGCTAAGTAGGCATTATGAAAAAGATTTATTTCA contains the following coding sequences:
- a CDS encoding ATP synthase subunit I yields the protein MGRTISEDRLFAAVTIGGLVLLGVLCLTGYVFWSGRFAVSILAGGILALFNFYWMRNTLKRVLNLHPRQAGSFAQFRYLLRLAFVALILYVLIVHAGIDVIGLIIGLSIFVVVIIGLSIYMLLDKGE
- a CDS encoding F0F1 ATP synthase subunit A; this translates as MVHPLLFLQFFRKLLEPLHISEAGADAIAYTWLIIVFLLIVSLIATKALKAVPTGMQNFMEVVVGGIENMVEETMGEKGRPYFPLIATLALFVLVSNLIGLIPGFFPPTANLNTTAACAIIVFLSTHVVGIKKHGFHYLQHFMGPIWWLAPLMFFIEIIGHLSRPLSLSLRLFGNMNGHELVLMIFFALAPFLVPLPMMLMGVLVSFIQAFVFMLLAMIYIQGSLEEAH
- the atpE gene encoding ATP synthase F0 subunit C, which encodes MDFLTMCMLAAGFGMAIGAFGTGIGQGLAVKSAVEGVSRNPGASGKILTTMMIGLAMIESLAIYVLVVCLIILFANPYKDVAIKLAETVAK
- a CDS encoding leucyl aminopeptidase, which produces MNARVVLHDALLYPCPLLVLGCYEDRFSENTLLGSVDDALGRGLSAIREAGEFTGKLNRTKLIHTLGRLPAERLLLVGLGQRDAVTPERVRQAAGSAVKAVRATGVVRFATILHRSADSVPGSLEASLEGYLLGGYGFDIYKTTKNDEGTVEEMAVLVDEEGELASTERAVSERTTVCDAVSFVRDLVSHPCNVATPAYLADRAIEMAGRLGVACRVLEREDMERLSMEGILSVAKGSHHSPRFIILEYLAGDPKKRPVVLVGKGVTFDSGGISLKPREGMERMKDDMAGAAAVMGTISAVSGLRMPVNVVGLIPVAENMPGGGAYRPGDVVRTMSGQTVEIVNTDAEGRMLLCDALYYAQRYRPAALIDLATLTGACLVALGTVATAVMGNDSTLIRALTTSGEATGERLWELPVWDEYGELMKSDIADMKNAGGPHAGTISAAWFLQRYVGKAKWAHLDIAGTAWEEKGKPYLPKGATGVGVRLLVEYLQRTFG
- a CDS encoding DegQ family serine endoprotease gives rise to the protein MKLSSLRFFKEIVFAACLAVLAVGESPAKVLTPDFVDLAEKLKPTVVNISTTKTLTPQFRMRRQPSPFPDPFQDFFEHFFEEMPRRPQRERSLGSGFIISKQGFIITNNHVIAGADEIKVRLSDGREFKAEVKGSDEKLDLALIKIDAKENLPVAELGDSAQIKVGEWVMAIGNPFGLAQTVTAGIVSATGRVIGSGPYDDFIQTDASINPGNSGGPLFNAEGKVIGINTAIVAGGQGIGFAIPVNMAKDVLPQLEEKGKVTRGWLGVTMQPMSPELAKSFGLEGEKGALITDVVKDGPAANAGLRSGDIILEFDGKKINEMSELPRLVAAEPIGKAVKIKVLREGKPREFTVSVGRLAESGDENNQKTAGDAFGLSARELTKDLAARLGLKESRGVVVTGVKQGSIAELGGFQSGDIILEIGDKAVATVMDYEKLIKEYGKGDVVRFLLRRGDSNYYLALRIE